One Canis lupus familiaris isolate Mischka breed German Shepherd chromosome 20, alternate assembly UU_Cfam_GSD_1.0, whole genome shotgun sequence genomic region harbors:
- the CDKN2D gene encoding cyclin-dependent kinase 4 inhibitor D gives MLLEEVRAGDRLSGAAARGDVQEVRRLLHRELVHPDALNRFGKTALQVMMFGSPTIALELLKQGASPNVQDATGTTPAHDAARTGFLDTLKVLVEHGADVNAPDGTGALPIHLAVREGHTAVVSFLATESDLHHRDARGLTPLELAQGIGAQDLMDILQGHTVVLL, from the exons ATGCTGCTGGAGGAGGTCCGCGCCGGCGACCGGCTGAGCGGGGCCGCGGCCCGAGGCGACGTGCAGGAGGTGCGCCGCCTTCTGCACCGCGAGCTGGTGCACCCCGACGCCCTGAACCGCTTCGGCAAGACGGCGCTGCAG GTCATGATGTTTGGCAGCCCCACCATTGCCTTGGAGCTCCTCAAGCAAGGTGCCAGCCCCAATGTCCAGGATGCCACCGGCACTACTCCAGCCCATGATGCAGCACGCACTGGATTCCTGGACACTCTGAAAGTTTTGGTAGAGCATGGTGCTGATGTCAATGCTCCCGATGGCACTGGGGCACTCCCCATCCATCTGGCAGTGCGAGAGGGCCACACAGCTGTGGTCAGCTTCCTGGCTACTGAGTCTGATCTCCATCACAGGGATGCCAGGGGGCTCACACCCCTGGAGCTGGCACAGGGGATAGGAGCTCAGGATCTCATGGACATACTGCAGGGGCACACTGTGGTACTGCTGTGA